DNA sequence from the Chitinivibrionales bacterium genome:
ACAAATGGTGTGGCGGTAAAGGAGGATGCCTCGGTAACGATCATAGGTGCCGAAATAACCCGCAACCGCAAAGGACTCGTCTCCCTGGTCGAAATTCCTAAAAAGGTGAGAGAAATGGTTTTTGCAAACGTGATAAATTTCGAGGTCGTTTCGAAAGATGAAATGGCCAGGATGCTTAAACCGCCGGAGGAAGTTGAATCGATAGTTTTACCCAAAACCACTGAAAAAGTCGATGTGGGAGAGGGTTTTAAATCGGGTTTTTCCGCTACCCATGCTCCACGGCAGCAGACTGTCAGCTTTATGGGAAATGTCACTGCGGGTTTCAAGTATTACAGTCCCGAATCAAAGTCCCATTCCATTTTGCAGAAAGAATATGACACGACCTATGCGGGAACCGATTCACAGAAGGTAAGTGTGCGATACTCCTCCAAAGACACGTTGGTCATGCAAAGCCGCTACCCGGGAGAACAGAACGACGAATTTTATGCCGGGTTCCAGCCGGAGATGCAGATTTTTGCCAGCGGCCGGCGTAAAGGCGCGGATCTCAACCTGCTCATGGATGTCTACGGCAACCAGTGGATCGACCTTCCATTACATATGAAAAAAAATACTTTTAATTTAAATATCAACTATTACAACCAACATCTGGTGATGGGTGATTTTTTTGAAAGCAACTCAAAAACATCTCTGGAGAGCAGAAAGTTCACCGGCATCCGGTATTCCGCCGACTTATTGCCCATGGGGAAAGGCGCCAATCGAATCAATTTCAGGTTTGCCGGCGGAGAAACCGAATTTCCCAAAGATGTAGGTGATAATGATATCACCCTTTACAATGATACTGTGGATACAGGGATGTCGATCCGTCAGCAAATGACCTATCTTGCCGGATTTACAGTCAAGCCTACTCTGAATTCAAAGATCAACGTGAATAGCATTATCTCGAGGGATCAGGGGTACGAACCACTGTTCAGACGGGTCATTTCCGATCCTGAAGTGCCCGATCCTATTGAAGCCCAGACTGGGGCTATCGACGGTAGTGTTCTTTTATTTGATGATAAACTTACCCTTACCGCCGAACTCGATGTTGGCGTCCACGATACGCTGACACCTTCACAATCGGAGGAGATCCAGGAAATCGCCTGGTATAAGCCCCAGATCGGTGAGGCGGTATCAACCGTATTCAAAGAAATACTCGACCGTCACCTGGAACACTGGGCTATGTCGCTCGGCGCCGCCGGACTGGTCAATGGTTTTGACCTCGCGGGAAGCTTTACCCGTATCGGGCCGGAATATTTTTCGGCCGGAAATCCCTATCTTGAAGCCGACCGGTATATCGGAGAGCTGAAAGGGGAGAAGACTATTATCGAAAACCTTACCGCCGCCGCCGGATATGAATACGAAATGCGATATGCCACAAACAAATTCAATCTTGCTGCAGAAGAGTCCGGGCCCACTCATGTCAATACCATCGATCTTGATGGTGAATACACTTTCAGCCCGAAGTGGCCCTCGGTGGGAATAGAATACCAACTCATGATCGAAAATACGGATGAACCGGGAGAAAAGTATATCGTTGATTATTCTACAATCCTGGATTCAACGATCAGTGATGACGGCCTGTCCAAAACGTATGACTATGCACTTGATACACTCGAGCAAAAATATCGAGAACTCGATATGAAAAATTTGTGGGGAATTCAATTAAAACAACGGTTCGACAACGGGATTAGTTACAGTCTCCGGTACCGCACTATGTGGGATAACGACATGACCGACTATCCAAATCCGGAACTGGCTGTTGAGGATGACGGATGGCAGCATCAGATAAACACACGGTTCGGTTTTAAAATTAAGCGGCTGATACGGAATACTACCACCTTCAAGATCACCACTAAATCAGAAAATCAGTACACTTTCGAAGGATTGTCCTATAAGATCGGCAATAAGCTGAAAGTAACGGCAATTCCGCGTAAATTGAGCTTTGAGCTCAAAGGCGATTATTATAACCGTACCGATGATGAAGATGAATATACCGAACTGGGTGACGATGCTTACGATATTTTGAGAACGAATACTGTTACGAAATCCTACGGTATCGAAACTGCCGCAAAATATTCCCTATCTTCAATGCTCTCACTCACATTGATGGGCAGGTATGAAAAGAGCTCGGATGAAGTAGAGGGCTCCACCGAGAACTACGAAGTGATAATTGGAGGACTTCACGTAACTTATTTATTTTAGGTGAATGAGCACTTATTCATCACGATCCGGATCACCCTGCCATTTTCTTACATCTTTTTTGTGGTGCATTGCCCTCAGTGCAATTCTTGCATTACCCCGCATTGCAGGATCCATGATATTCATTCCCATGGATGATACCCAGACCGATCATTTGAAAAGCTATGGCCTTGTCTATAAAATGCTCGAAGACGGCAACAAGGTCTACTGGTGTCTGAACTACCGGGGCGGCTCTTTTGTGGCCGAGGATTCGAGAAAGTTCGAACTGAAAGCGCGGGTTGACGGCATTGAAATCAAGACAATTTCCCCGGCCGACTGGGCCCGGATTCTCGAGACGATCGATAACAACAATATGGAAAAGGTCACTCTCGAAAAATCTCCGAAAATCGCGGTTTATACCCCACCCAATAAGCTTCCCTGGGATGATGCCGTCACGCTTGCCCTGACCTATGCCGACATTCCATACAATAAAGTGTACGATGAAGAAGTTCTTGGTGGAAAGTTATCGGAATACGACTGGCTTCACCTCCATCACGAGGATTTTACCGGTCAATACAGCAAATTTTATCGCTCCTTTAACCATACTCCCTGGTACCAACGCCAGAAAATGGAACTCGAAAAACGAGCCAAAAAGCTGGGATTCAACAAGGTCTCCGACTGTAAGAAGGCGGTTGCCCTTGCCATTCGCAATTATGTCGATAAAGGCGGATTTGTCTTTGCCATGTGCTGTGCACCCAATACATTCGAAATAGCCCTGTCGGCCCTGGGTGCCGATATTGTTGCTGCGCAGTATGATGGCGATGGTATCGATCCGAACTATAAAAACAAACTCAATTTCGATAACTGCATGGGCTTTGAGAATTTTACTATCCAGACCGATCCCATGGCTACCTATTTCGGCAATATCGATGTCAATAAAGTCAATACGCCACTTCGGATACCGGCTGCCGATTTTGAGCTGTTTGATTTCAGTGCCAAACTCGATCCCGTCCCGACAATGTTAATTCAGTGTCATCAAAAGACTGTTCGAGGTTTTTTCGGTCTGGCAACATCCTACAACAAAGAGGTTATGAAAGAAAGCTCCGTTGTTCTTGGCTATGTGCCGGGTACTAAGCGGGTCAAATATCTCCACGGTGTATACGGAAAAGGAATGTTTGCCTATTACGGCGGCCATGACCCCGAAGATTATACTCATGCGGTTGGTGACAAACCAACAGACCTCCAGTTTCACAAAAATTCTCCGGGATACCGTCTGATTCTCAACAATGTACTCTTTCCTGCTGCGGAAAAGAAGGAAAAGAAGACGTGAATACTGATTTGGAGTCCGGACAGGACGACGGATTCTTTTCCGCTACGCCCCAGGGGAGGCGGGCTGTCTGGTCATGGATTATGTATGACTGGGCAAATTCTGCGTATGCCATGACCGTGTTGGCTGCGTTTTTTCCGATATTTTTCAATGAATACTGGTGTGAAGGAGCCAATTCGACCGCTCGTTTGGGATTCGGCAATGCTGTTGCAGGGCTTCTCATTGCTCTGGTTTCGCCCTTTCTTGGTGCCCTTGCCGATACCGGGCATAACAGGAAACGTTTTTTAGCCTATGCGATGCTTCTGGGCGTTATTATGAGCGGAGCACTCTATTTTGTCGCCCCGGGGGCGTGGCTTACGGCTCTGTTTGTTTTTATTCCGGCCACGATCGGTTTTTCCTGTGCTAATCTTTTTTATGATTCCATGCTCCCCATGGTTTCACCTCCCGGGAAAATGGATCTGGTATCATCAATGGGATTCGGTTTCGGCTATCTGGGATGCGGCATTCTCTTTGCGATCAATATAGCGATGGTTCTCAAACCTCAGTTTTTCGGGCTGGCCAATGATGCTGTTGCGGTCCGGACCTCCTTCCTTACCGTGTCGATCTGGTGGCTGATTTTTTCGATCCCGATTCTACTCTTTGTCAAAGAACCCCGCGCCGAAAGGACTATCGGTACAAGTGAAGTTTACAGACGGGCGTTCATCGAGCTGGCGCATACATTTCGATCCCTGAAAAAAGAAAAAGGGATGCTGCTGTTTCTGTTTTCTTACTGGCTTTATATCGATGGCGTTCATACGTTTATCCGCATGGCTGCCGATCTTGGAAAATCGATCGGCCTTGAAAATGCCGTGCTAATGCGGGCTCTGTTACTGGTACAGCTTGCTGCATTTCCTGCAGCAATTCTTTTCGGGGTCATTGCAAAAAAAATCGGGACCCTCCGTGCGATTCTTATCGGCATCGGACTTTATACTTTTATTACCTTTGTTGCTCCGATGACTGTGAGGGGGGCGGGCATGTTCACTTTCTTTGCCGTGCTCTCCGCCGTTCCACAAGGATGTCTTCAGGCGCTGAGTAGATCCTATTTTGCCAATATTATTCCCAAAGAGAAAGCTGCCGAGTATTTTGGCTTTTATAATCTCATGGGGAAGTTTGCAGTATTTTTCGGACCACTGATGATTGGTGTCATTGTTGTCATATCACAGTCGGTGGGAGCCCGATCGGAGTATGCTTCACGGCTTGGTTTCAGTTCGACATCACTGCTTTTTCTGGCCGGCGGGGTAATGCTTTACTTTGCCGACAGGTCGATCAGAAAAAAAGTCTAGGTACTGCTGAAAATCAGGAAAGGAAAAAATGGGGCAACGACGTGGAGATATTGAAACCAATTATGTGATCCGCAGCTTCGATGCGAACATATCGCTCGATGAATATAAGCGTCTGCCAAAGAATCCACTCTATATTATTGTCGACAATCTGCGAAGTGCATTCAATGTCGGTTCGATTTTCAGGATCGCCGATATTCTGCGGGTAAAAGGACTTTTTCTCTGTGGCTATACCGCGTTTCCGCCTCATATCAAACTCGAGAAAACCTCTCTGGGAACGATAGAATATGTACACTGGAAACGATTCGAGCATACGCTTGATGCCGTTACCTATCTCAAAAAAAAGAATATTCCTGTCTGGGCCGCGGAGACAACATCTATCTCAAAGAAATATACCGCCCTCGAGTATCCTTCCGAACTGGGAATTGTTTTCGGTAATGAAGCGTTGGGGATACAACGGGACGTTATCGATGCCTGCGACCAGGCAATTGAAATCCCCACATACGGATTTAAAAATTCTCTGAATGTCGCCGCAGCGTGTGCGGTGATAGGATTCAAGTTTGTTGAAAAGACATGTAAATAAAAAAGCTTCTCCGGAGGGGGAGTAGCTTTTTTAGATTATAAGGCGGGCTGTCGGTTAGCGGTAACTCGTTCTTTTTTCGTCACGAATGCGTTTCCGCTTGGCAGCATTGAGCTTCCGTTTTTTCTCTTCACTCGGTTTTTCGTAATGGCGATATTTTTTAACATCAGAGAGGATACCCGCACGCTCACAGGTTTTAGTAAACCGTCGAAGGGCCTTTTCGATAGCCTCGTTGTCTCGGATATGAATACCGTTCATGCAGTAGTCAACCTTCCCTTGCTTGGATAAATTGATTAATAAACAATTTCAGTAAAATACTACATGTCTTTCCCTGAGGCAACAACATTCCGGTATCTTCCCCGTTCCGTACAGATTGTGCCTCTGTAACAGGCTGAGAATAATTGAGATGTGTGCCAAGTGTTATATTTAATTTTCTGCAAATTTAAACAGCTTTAATTGTAAGGGGATTTAGGTGAAAAAATATCTTATTACACTCACACTTTTCGCTTTGATAGGCTGTTCCGGTCAAAAGGGGGCAGTAACATTCATGGTGGGAGGAACCGCAAACGATTTTACTTACTGGGAAGAAGTCATTGCTGATTTCAAGGAAAAAACCGGGATTTCGGTAGGTTTGCTTCGTTCGGCAGCGCAGACCGAGCAGCGTAAACAGCAGATATTGATAGCACTGCGAGGCAAACAGGCTGATCCTGATATTGTCGTGATGGATATCGCCTGGATCGGCCAGATGGCCCAGTCGGGCTGGCTTGAAGACCTCGGTCAGTATGATATCGATACCTCGTTGTTTTTCAATAATATCATCGAGCTTGCCGACATCCACAATTCTCAGCTCATCGGTCTGCCTTTGTATGTCGATGCCGGAGTATTATACTACCGAAAGGATCTTCTGGAGAAATATGGCTATACCGGTCCCCCCGCTACCTGGGATGAGCTGGTATCCATGGCCACGA
Encoded proteins:
- a CDS encoding asparagine synthetase B, encoding MIFIPMDDTQTDHLKSYGLVYKMLEDGNKVYWCLNYRGGSFVAEDSRKFELKARVDGIEIKTISPADWARILETIDNNNMEKVTLEKSPKIAVYTPPNKLPWDDAVTLALTYADIPYNKVYDEEVLGGKLSEYDWLHLHHEDFTGQYSKFYRSFNHTPWYQRQKMELEKRAKKLGFNKVSDCKKAVALAIRNYVDKGGFVFAMCCAPNTFEIALSALGADIVAAQYDGDGIDPNYKNKLNFDNCMGFENFTIQTDPMATYFGNIDVNKVNTPLRIPAADFELFDFSAKLDPVPTMLIQCHQKTVRGFFGLATSYNKEVMKESSVVLGYVPGTKRVKYLHGVYGKGMFAYYGGHDPEDYTHAVGDKPTDLQFHKNSPGYRLILNNVLFPAAEKKEKKT
- a CDS encoding MFS transporter, which gives rise to MNTDLESGQDDGFFSATPQGRRAVWSWIMYDWANSAYAMTVLAAFFPIFFNEYWCEGANSTARLGFGNAVAGLLIALVSPFLGALADTGHNRKRFLAYAMLLGVIMSGALYFVAPGAWLTALFVFIPATIGFSCANLFYDSMLPMVSPPGKMDLVSSMGFGFGYLGCGILFAINIAMVLKPQFFGLANDAVAVRTSFLTVSIWWLIFSIPILLFVKEPRAERTIGTSEVYRRAFIELAHTFRSLKKEKGMLLFLFSYWLYIDGVHTFIRMAADLGKSIGLENAVLMRALLLVQLAAFPAAILFGVIAKKIGTLRAILIGIGLYTFITFVAPMTVRGAGMFTFFAVLSAVPQGCLQALSRSYFANIIPKEKAAEYFGFYNLMGKFAVFFGPLMIGVIVVISQSVGARSEYASRLGFSSTSLLFLAGGVMLYFADRSIRKKV
- a CDS encoding TrmH family RNA methyltransferase is translated as MGQRRGDIETNYVIRSFDANISLDEYKRLPKNPLYIIVDNLRSAFNVGSIFRIADILRVKGLFLCGYTAFPPHIKLEKTSLGTIEYVHWKRFEHTLDAVTYLKKKNIPVWAAETTSISKKYTALEYPSELGIVFGNEALGIQRDVIDACDQAIEIPTYGFKNSLNVAAACAVIGFKFVEKTCK
- a CDS encoding 30S ribosomal protein S21 is translated as MNGIHIRDNEAIEKALRRFTKTCERAGILSDVKKYRHYEKPSEEKKRKLNAAKRKRIRDEKRTSYR